The sequence TCTAGCCATGCTAGCCATGTGAGACACAGAATCTGGCCGGACAATGCTCCCGCGCCGTAAAACCCCACGCGGGCAGCTGACTACTTTTGCTCCGGCTAACGGGCTACCAAGGGAAGGGTATTGCGAGCTTAGACTTTCTCAGCTACCTGTTTGGTGATTAATTCAAGGCTTATTTTGCAACTAACAAGGCCTGTTTATGCTCGTGGGGTTCACAAGCATAGTAGAGCTCTGTTGGTTAAGTATCTTTACGAATTTGGAAGCTGCATATGTCACAGATAACCAGACATCGAATGTTGCAATCCAAACCTTGAAGAATTGACACCAAATCTTCGAAATGTCTTCAGAACATAGACTCTACTATACTACGCCATCAACAAGCTTCCCCACGTCTTTGCCTCTTGGTAATGGCCGGTTTGCTGCTTCAGTTCTTTCCTCTCCAGACCTTGAGACGTTTATCTTGAATGAAGTTACCTTCTGGTCTGGAGAAGCTCGGAATGCCGGCGAGGGATTGACGGAACGTCCTGAAGATCCCAAAGCTGAAGTTAGAAAAACGCAAAACTGTTATCTCAGTGGAGACTATGCTCAaggcaagaaaagagcagagaagtACCTTGAGAGCAAGAAGATTAATTTTGGAACCAACCTTGGAGTTGGGAAGCTTGACATCTGTATCAACGGCCATGGAAATCCCGGCGATATCCAAGATTTCGAGAGAGAATTACGTTTTGACGAGGCTGTAACTGAAACAAGATATAAATTCAACGGTCGCCAGTATAAGCGAAGATCCTTTCTAAGCCATCCGCATCAAGTCCTTGTGATACAatttgatggcgatgacctAGGTGGACTCGAAATCGCCGTCGGCGTGCAAGGCGAAAATGAAGCTTTTACTTCCAAGATAAACGGAGATACAAGGCTAGAGTTTGATGCGCAAGCTCTCGAGACTGTGCATAGTGATGGAACCTGTGGCGTCAAAGGCTTCGGTATGGTCGCAGCAACGGTTGACGAGGGAAAGGTTGAGCAGAGGGGTGGCAAGCTCGTAATTTCAGCACATAAGAGCATAACGATACTAGCAGCTCTCAATACTGATTATAACGAATTACGCAAcgagtggagagagagaactcTTGCACAAATAGAAGAggctcttcagcttcctaTTGACCATCTTCTGAAAGAACATCTGGAAGACTACCAGCCTCTCTACCGTCGGATGAGCATTACCCTGGGACCTATATCCAGCGCTACTTCCAACATTCCCACAGACCAACGTCGAGGCAACTTTGAATCATCAGGGTATACTGATTCAGGAATGTTTGCGCTTTACTTCCACTATTCACGGTACCTTACAATCGCTGGTACGCGCGAAGATTCGCCTTTGCCGCTACATCTACAGGGTCTATGGAATGATGGCGAAGCATGCAAGATGGGCTGGAGCTGCGATTACCATCTCGATATCAACACGCAGATGAACTACTTTGCCATCCTGAACAGCGGCCTAGCGGATCTCCTGAAACCTCTCTACAAATACATCCTCAAAATTGCTGTAAAAGGCCAACAGACTGCACGTACCTGCTATGGCTCCCCTGAAGGCTGGGTAGCTCATGTCTTCAGCAACGCGTGGGGTTTTACAGATCCTGGCTGGGAGATATCGTACGGACTAAATGTGACTGGCGGTCTATGGATGGCAGCACCTCTGATTGAGATGTACGAGTACACTCTAGATGATGGTCTTATGATGAACGACTTGTGGCCACTTCTGCTCGGCGCGACCAAATTCTGGCTTGACTATATGATTGAGGATCCCAAGACAGGTTGGCTGCTCACGGGTCCATCTGTAAGCCCAGAAAACAGCTTCTTTGTTGTCAATGCAGATGGCACAAAGGAAGAGCACTCTGCCGACTTGGCACCGACTCTTGATGTTGTCTTAATTCGCGATCTCTTTGCATTCTGCGAGTACTTTGCTGGCCGGTTGAAAACTATTACAGGCTACCCTTGGGATGAAGACGTCAAGGAATATCAAAGGGTACAGGCAAAGCTGCCCCCGTTCCAAATTGGCAAAAATGGCCAACTTCAAGAATGGCTGCATGATTACGAAGAAGCCCAGCCCTACCACCGGCATCTGTCTCACACCATGGCTTTATGTCGGTCAGCGTTGATCTCAGCTAGGCATCAGCCAGATTTGGCAGAGGCAGTTCGTGTGTCCCTTGAGCGAAGGCAAGGCCGCGACGATCTTGAGGACATTGAGTTCACCGCCGCGCTCTTCGCCCTCAATTATGCTCGATTGGGAGATGCTGAGAAGGCTGTCGCTCAAATTGGCCACCTTGTAGGGGAACTGAGCTTTGACAACCTGCTGAGTTACAGTAAGCCGGGCGTTGCTGGTGCCGAGAAGAATATATTCGTCATTGATGGAAATTTCGGCGGTGCCGCAGCCATTGCTGAGATGTTGATACGGTCAATTATGCCTCGCTTAGGAGGACCGGTTGAGATAGACTTGCTCCCGGCCCTGCCTGCGGCTTGGTCAGAAGGATCGGTGAGCGGGATGCGTATTCGAGGAGGATTAGAGGCTAGTTTTGCATGGAATAAAGGAAAGTTGGAAGGCGTGACGTTTAAGGCGTCCAGGGCTTCGTCTCTGGTTGTGTTTTATGGCGAGCACAAATTCGAAACGACATatgaggatggagatgttATTCAGCTGGGACCGTCGCTGCAAAATTGGGGAAGGTAGAAGAATTATTCAAGGAAAAGGGGATAGTGTATTAGAAAAGGAAATACAATAACtagattatatatttagttctATCCCTGATATTAATTCTATTAGTTCTATTACTACCATCGCCTTCAACAGCTGTGATATCATTAATACGTtggctattattaatttttaacaTAATTCTATACTACCCTCCATGTGTACAGCTAGTTACTGTATAAAGCATAATCCCAAATTCATCCAGATTCTCCAACCAATTATCCACCCTGTATCGCCTTTTCGCTACGAGAGCTTCACTCAATGTTTCGGGTATGGGCCATAATTCATCAATGCAGAGGCTTCCCTCAACCCACTCCGCAAGATGCATATTATAAGCCGCCTCCCAGTCCCGTCGTGTCTGAGCAAACCATAGGGCTCTACTAGCTGCGGCTGGTAATCCCTCCAATTCGGTGCCGAGGAACGTCGGCAAGCCATCTTCAGAAGAAAGAACGCTATCAAAGAGATACATGGTGTAGAGCGTTCGTCGTTTAGCCTCGGCTATGATCCAGCTTTCCCATTTGGGGCGCGTGCGTTGCTGCTCAGATACACACATTAGCCCTCGGCGAGATGTCACGCATGCCAACTCTTGTAGATTCATCATAGCCTGGCGAAGAAACGGATTGGTGCCTTGGCTGAGCCTGAAGAACAAGACCATTGTGTACATGAGAAATGCTTGAAATGCgctgagaagagaaaagtcGTCGTAAGTTTCACGCCGGTCATAGAGATTATTCATCTCCCTCTGCAGTATCTCTGCCGTCACGTTTTCACTGCCCAGTAAAGGCCGATCGCATATGCGTATGATGCTCAGACAAGTAGCGAGCGGTTGACTCAGTCCAGTCAGCTGAGAGACATGTACAAATGGCGGGAATCCACGGCCATGTATGGCCATCCCAGTGTACGACTTTAAGATGCGATAGATGAAGGCCGATACCGTAGGCGGGTAGTTTTTGACACTTTGACCGGGAATGGGAATGTACGCATTGAGCCAGCGGTTGCTGATTTCCTCGGCATTAATTGGACAAACAAGATCGAGATTAGAAAACTCGAGAATGTCTGGCGGCAGCGCTGGAGCCGTGAATACAGGACCTGAAGGCTGCGTAACCGGCAACTGAGGTCTTatagcggcagcagcaggaatGCTTGGCGAAAACTCAACGATGGACCTACTGTCAGCCAAGGCCGGATGAATTGAAGGCGTCGGTGGATCTTGAGGAGTCCCTTGCGTTGACACATCGTCGCGCTCAGGACTAAGCAGAGGACCGCCAGAACTGCGCgcaaagctgctggagaaagGAACTGGGCCGCCTGTATTGTTCACATAGACACAAGACAGGCCTCGCTGAGCACATCGTGAGCAGCATCTCTCTTTGCGGTCGCATCGTGCTTTGGCAACTGAACACTGCTGGCAAGCCTTTTGCCGAGAAGTTGCGTATCTCGTCGATTTCATTGCTGGAAGTTTATAGTGGTACCTGAGGGACCTTTGCCGTTTTTGCAGCAGAAGAGTTGAGAGCGTACAGTATTTATACAGTGTTGAGACTGTATGTTAAATATGGGTGGCTTGTAGAAGACTTATGGCATGATAATGTAGGCCTAGAAAATCTCTGTTTTGACTTTGGAAGAGTAGAAACTTGTGTACAAATTGTGGTCAGCTAAATCCAACTTGATCACTTTGATAAAACTATAGGACATGGATAGAAATATAGAAGTGGTGAATGGAGGAGAATTAATTTCATTAAGATAATAACCCTTTGCTACATACATGTCGGTTTACGGCCTGTTTTAGGAGTTTTCTAAGGCTTGCAGGGCTTCTTCAAGCGTAATGACCCGGAGATTCATTTTTGGCATCAAAGATTCTAGTAACACGGCAGAAAACTGTTCATGATGCTGAACCGGAAGCTCCAGCACGTTGTCCGAAATCACATAGATGTTGTAATCCAGATCAAATAGCCGATAGATTGTACTCATGACGACACCGGAGAGACTAAGTCCAGACTATGTTGACGAATATTCGTCAGTTCATCAATGCTTATCATCAGGACTGGGTACATTTAACTCACGATGACAACGGTGTCGATGTTGTTTTTCTGGAGAATCTCTTCCAAGGCATTTCCCGCACCTCCATACCATCGTATCTTTTGGAGCACAATGTCCTTATCGTCAATATTGAGGTACGAAGGTACCTTTACGATGGGACTGTGCTCGTTGAATGTGGCAAAACCATTCACCAATTTAGTAAACGGTGCTTCATTGGGAAGCTCGGCCTGAGAAGGGCTAGTGAAGTACAGAGTTGTGAAGATGTTCAAAGGTCGAGAATCTCGCTTATGCAAGGCGTCGACCCAACGAGTGCAGTTTGACACGAATTGTTGTCCTTCCGGCGTAGTTTTGGCAATATCGAATAGAATAGTCATAAAATCGAGATTCAGGATGGCATATCTTTTGCCAAACGTTAAGGGGCTGCAGGTGCCGTTGGACTGTATAGGGGCCATTTTGATGGACGGGATGATATTAACGGTTTGAATATGGTATGTTCGTTGAAACGAGCATACAACTTTCTATCTTGACCCATCTTTATGCTCTCACTGCAGTAGAGCTCTAGAATGCATCTAGGGTAAATGATGTGAACTCCGGACGAACCCGGAACTCAAGGCTTGAGGCATAACTAAACTCTCGTTTCAATAGTGGATCATGGCTAGATACCCATATACTAGAACTTTCTTCAACTCCGTGAACCCCGTGAACCCCGTGATCAACTCCGTGATCAACTCCGATATACGGTCCTCAGTTCCGAGATCTGTCTTGAGATTCGCCCCTTGGAAAAGATATATAGAATCGCCGAATCCTTTAGCATCTTGGAGAAATCATAAATTGTAAGCTTCCAAAGTCAGAAAATACAaatcaaaaacaaaaatgtcATCTACATTGAAAGATAACCAAGATCCTGAAACAACACCACCCACGCCAGAAACACCACCATCAGGTACAGACGCAACCGAgccttatagtattttcgATGGTCGGCAAAGGGCATTAATCGTAGTAATTGTCTCCACAGCTGCAACTTGTAAGTAATTCCAGATCCTACTAGAGATTGCAACCATCAACTTCGTCTTACTAATAATAGCTTCTATGCTGCAGTCTCCGGATTCGCATCCAACATTTACTTTCCAGCACTACCAACCATTGCTCACGACCTCAATGTTTCCGTCGAACTCGTCAATCTTACTGTCACTTCCTATCTGATATTCCAAGGAATCGCTCCAAGTCTGTGGGGTCCTGTATCCGATGTGAAAGGCCGTCGTGTGGCATACTGTTGCACATTTCTCGTCTTTATAGGGGCATGCATTGGCCTTGCGAATACAAGAAACTACGCCACATTGATCGTCCTCAGATGCCTTCAGAGCACTGGTAGCGCTAGTACGATTGCCATTGGATCGGGTGTAATTGGAGATGTCACTACTCGCGCGAATCGCGGAAGCCTCATGGGTATATTTCAGGCCGGCCTACTCGTTCCTGTTGCCGTCGGCCCTGTGATTGGAGGTGCTATTGCTGGATCCTTAGGATGGAGGGCCATATTCTGGTTCCTTACTGCCTATGGCGGTGGCTTTCTACTTGTTCTCGTACTGCTTCTCCCGGAAACACTACGCTCCATTGTCGCCAATGGTAGTCGGACTCCCTCGTCTCTAATAGGGAGATACCCCCTTAACATGTATCAGAAATTGTCAAAGATTGAATGGAACCGCGAAACATCAGCGGCAGCACCCGACGCAAAAAAGCGCATTGATATTTTGGGACCGTTTCACATCCTCATCAGCAAACATGCGACTCCTATCATCGTTTTCCTCTCAATCTACTACGCTGTCTGGCAAATGAGCATCACTGCTATGTCTACCCTCTTCAAAGAACATTATGGATTGAAGGAGACGCAAATTGGATTGACATTTATTGCAAACGGCGTGGGCTCTATGATTGGGACGCTCATCACTGGCAAAATCCTCGACAAGGACtataaaagagttaaagCCGCCTATGATGCACAAATGGTCCAAGGAGATGCTGAAAATGGCAGTGATACTACACATTCCATCTCCAAAACCGAAGACGATTTTCCCATTGAGAAAGCCCGACTTCGCCTAGTTCCTGTCTTCTCTATCATCCAGTGTTTGTCTATCCTCCTATTCGGCTGGACGATTCAATACCCTCATCGTGTGCACATTGCTGTCCCAATCATCTCTACTTTCATCACAGGTTGGACCGCCGTCTCTACTCAATCTATTATCATGACATATCTTGTTGATATCTTTCCGGACCGGAGCGCCGCTGCAAGTGCCAGTTTGAATCTTGCTAGATGTCTctttgctgctggcggtACGAGTATAGTAATGCCAATGGTAAATGGTATTGGTGTCGGACTGGCATTTACAATCGCCGTAATTGTTCAGTTTGTCGCTCTCCTAGGCCCAGTCATCCAGTGGAAATTTGCCGCTGGTTGGAGAAAGCAGTCCAGAGCGCAAAAGCAGTAAGTCATGATCAATGTTAAACGCCTCCTTGAGATAAGGGACATTTGCCCTTCTTGGGTTTAGATTTGTATCGCCATTGAAGGCCACTGCGGAGAGATGCTTTATTTTGATAGCATAAATAGACAAAATAACTTCTTGCTACGGTTCGGAAGGGATAGTTGAAGATATGTGGAAGCATACTAGATTGAAGctaaatagtataataataatagagaTGGGAATCATAAATTCATGAAGCGATATGAAGCATAGTAATACTCTTAAAACTTAGGATCTACttattatttagtaaaataaGTACTATTAAAAGTGCTGTCTAATATTCTTGCTCTCTTTATTCATAAAATTTCATTAATCGTGAGTTAGTTATTGTTCCCTGTAGCTACTCCCCAGAAGTAAGTTGCCCAGGCTCCCAATAGTAGAACTATCATAGCGACGAAGCAAGACAAGCTAAAATTGTTGTGTCGTTTTCGATTTTTGCCTTCCTCAAACTCTTCTTTGAGAGCGTTAATCTTTTCGCCTCTGATAATTCTTTGCTTGCGCGTCCATTGTAATCTGTCCATGGTGGGACTAACAAAGCTCATTCCGACCATTATCATACCCACTACAACAGAGCCTGCCGCAAGCGCGACATAGAGAATAATGACCCTGTTGTAGCTGTCATTATCATGATCCTGGATAACACCTGCGACGATACCGATAATAATGGTCATgctgttgttgatggcaatCTTGATGGCATAGCCAGATCCAAATACTTCCTGGTACCACATGCTTGTTCGGATGCTGTCGATTATGACTGTTGGCCCAAGAGACGCTGCAAACGCGTAAATGCCGAAGCTGGCTGCGGTTCCTCCCACTGTAGGACCAAAAGCGGCAAGACACATCGAGAGGAGCATACCGGAACCGCAAACCAACATAATGGTGTTCCGCTGACCAAGTATATCAATGAAGACACCCAAGATTGGTACCAAGAAAAAGCCGAGATACTGTGACATGGCTGAATACCAGCCTGCAGTGACTGCTGAAATATTGAACCGTTTCTGGGCGAATTCTGTGGCATTGGAGGAGAAAACACTGGCAACAGAAGTTTGAAAGAGCGAAAATAGTGCTACAAGCCAAAATGGCCAAGGCAGCCTCAGCATTTTGGTGAATTCGaactttttgttcttctcaGTCAATCTTTCACCGGTTGCCGGATCATTGGTGCCAGCATAGCGCCGTTCACAGTAATTTGTGAAAATGTAGAAAACAGCAGTTACCGCATTGGTGAAGAGGTTGATGAACACTGCACACCAATACACCCAGCTGAAGTTTCCTGTTCTCTTTGCAATAACATTGGCGGATGCCTTGCCAACAAAGCTTCCGATCTTGCCAAGACCCAGCTCAAACCCAAGTGTGGAAGCGAATCCATTCGAGGGAGCGAACCAAGACGAGAAAACTTTGTACTGGGCGCACTGCGTGGCAACATCTCCAAGGGCTTGAACAACGCTGCCAACTATCATGAACTTGAAGCTGCGGACTTGGGTGGCTGCCGCAATGAGAATTGCCCCAATGCTATATATAGCATTGCCCCAAAGCATTGCCCCTGAAGATTGGAGAGTCAGAAAATGAACCTCAGTGATggaagcagagaaaatgATGCTACTTACTCGCACCACCAATTCGATCTGTAACGACGCCACTGACGAGAATCAGAGCTGTTTTGATAAAGTTTTCGCTTGCATCCAGTGTTGCATATTGAGCGTTATTGATGTGTAGCTCCTACAGATCTGGTCAGAATATGTTAACAAGAGGAAAAATTTTGATCAGAACCAACCTTCTTCAAGGTACTTTTCATGGCTCCTGTCACTCCGCTGCTCCAGTGAGAGCCAAAGCCAACCAAGCTTACGAGTACGACGGAGAGAATCTTCATACTCCATGGGATGTTGCTACTTCGCTGCCGCTCTGATATGGTGTCCGACTCGTCACCAACCGACACATCGGCGACGGTGggattcttttcttcatcgcccATGATGTGCAATATTATTTCACCCACAAAGAATGGAAGAAACTGGCGAGATTGACCAGCGGCAGTTGACTGGAAGGAGTAAAGCAACCAGACGCTTCAGCAGGATCGCGAGCGATGATCGGCGCCTTTAAAGAAATGCATGCGAGCGGGGATCTTATCTGATTGATAACTCTTGGCGCTGATTGATAAATGATTAAAACACCACTGACGACGATGGTGGATCGGGTGCCACATGGCCACCAATTTTTACGCACCTGCTCCGTCCGTTAGAGCGCATTCGGACTCTTCGCCGGTCGTGTTGGTATGGCCATGGCCTTAGTTCCCAAGCATAACGGGGCCAAGCCTGGAAGAAACCCGAGAGGTGGTTCTAAACCGGCAATGCCAAGATCGGTGAACAAGGAATATGCATGACAAGCGCTGATGAGCCAACAGAAAATTTTGAGTAGGCATGGAACAGTGCTTTTGACACTATTGACTTGTTAGGCAACCTCTGAGATCACACAGTCTCAGCAGAAAAATAATTCTTAGCAGTGCAAGTTGGCAACCATCTACATGTTTGGAACAAGCAATAAGAACATGCTTCCTAGAATTCGTTGCTTTCGTAGAGGGTCTCTTCCGGAAGTTGCCCGGGCAATTAGTCAACATGATAGCTCTTCAATCGCGCTTGTACGAACACGACGCTGGTGGAACTGGCATCGGGGTTGTCTCAAACGAACGGCGGACTCGAGAAATAGAACTCTGAGGGTCCCCGTGAGCAAACGACATCAGTCCATCAAGTGACATTCGATGGTGGCTTAATTTGTTCTTTAGTGGTCAAAAGGCCCCTTTATTGAAACTTTCAAGTGGATTCTACTTCGTTATCCGTCGGATAGACAGTGATCCGAGCAACGATAGACCCCGCCTATTAGTGAACTGGAATTTGGGCTGCTATATTATGTACATTCCCACATGAAGCTAAACATCGACATGTCAAGGCTAGTAATAGTTGACCAAGTGTGTATTTTATTATGCATGTAAACGACGCCAGTTTTCGGCTGCAAAAATGGAAGACGTAGTCTGGTATGAACGTCTTGCGGGGTCTCGAGGCAGCCGAAACAGCCCCAATATGCAACAATTCGTGGAAACAAGTGTCAGCCGAGAACCATCTCGGATGCGAGCCGAATGTCCACAAGTTTGAACCTGTTCTGAAGTCTCGGAAAATGAGCTGTAGCTGCAGAGCCTAAATTAAGCATCGCCAAGTTCTGCTGGTACTAGTGCAAGATAGGGTGCAGGTTTGCAAAAGAGGTGTCTGTACATCACCCCGAGCTATTGTGCTACTACAAATTCTATAAGGGAAAGACTCCATtagaatttaaaatttagaaTCACTGCTAGCTATCAAAGTATTTTGAACAGCTGCAGAAGACGAGATCTACGAGATTGTTCCAAGATTCCCAGGTGCTAATGCACGCCATAGCTATCAATCGCCCCGCCATTCAGCGCGATAATCGATAAGATAAGCCGCTGCAGTTcgcccaagaaaaaaaaaatttcccTAGCAGAGCAAAGCTTTATTCAATCCACAGCGAGTCCTGGTTCGAAGGCCTGGTTTGCGACAAAATGTCCGCCTCAATTGCGTCGCCCGAGCCGGCGATTTCAAAgccagaaaagaagcatAAGAAAGATAAAGCATCCAAATCAGAAAAGAAGCGCGAcagagacgaagaagcaaTTGCCGACGGCACCCGCAAGCACAAGAAATCGAAGAGCGCATCTGTCGAGGAAAACAGAGATGACGAACCCGAGGCCTCTCAATTAgcagctggcgatgatgagttAGCgcacaagaacaagaagaaggagcataagaaaaagcagaaagaagaggagaatgatGCGGAGGATGCTagtggagagaagaagaagaagaagaagtcaaagaAGCATgcggacgaagacgaggaggaagccGAGAAGCCTTCAGCTGCCGATGCCaatgccgatgccgatgccgatgcaAGCGCAATGGATGTCGACCAGGCCTCTGAGCAACAAACATCTTCTGGAATATACCAGCCCCCCGACATGCCCGCCAAACCTCAGTTCCCATTCTATAGCCAGACAGTTTCTCTCTACGAACCCATATACCCCACCGGCTGGTCACAGCCAGTAACGAGCAGCGAGTACCAGCACCTACAGCATCTCAAGAACAAATACGTTCCCTCTCTGCGTGGCGTCCTGATTAGCTACAAGAATGTGGCGCTGGGCGAGAACCCGGGGCGCACAGGTGCTGCAACATCAGACGACGACCCAAGCATCCTGAAATCCGTCAACGAGTACGCCGTCGGTTTTGGCTGGATCACCGCCGAAGTCGAGCTGTTCGTTCCTAGCCGCGGTGCCTGGATGGAAGGCAGCATCAATCTCCAGACAGAAGGCCACATTGGTGTCGTTTGCTTTGGCCAATTCAACGCATCGATTGAAGCTAGACGTCTGCCATCTGCCTGGAAATGGGTCTCCAACGAGGATCCGGAGGCCCATGGCATGGAAGAGACTGCATCAGTGATTACCGCCGACGACCATGGAGTAGTGCGCCAGATTCACAGCACCGGTTTCTGGGTTGATGGAAGCGGAAAGAAAGTTAAGGGCAAGATTCGCTTCCGCATTCGCAATTTCGATGTCGGTGTTAGCGGCGAGACGAGTTACCTCAGTCTGGAGGGCACCATGCTTGAtaaggaggctgagaaagcTCTTGTAAGAGAGGAAGCCGCAACAGCTGCGTTGAGGAGGGGAAATAAGGGCCGCAACGCCCACCGAAGAAGAGCGCCAGAGTTTGCCATGACACGGTTTATGGACGAGACAGAGAGGCCGGCTGAGGAAGCAGTGGCGGCCGCGGAGTAAGGGGCAACTTGTGAAAATTATGGGCTGGAACGTCGAGTGGCTGTAGAGGAGGTGAACTACCTTGGTAACGGGGGGGCATGCTTTTGGAGTTTGTTATGATACCCTCCTTAGACGGGGGCTTGTCACAATATTATTGAGCGATCATGATTTGAGAATTAATAGGAAGCAAAAAAGTATTCCATTGCTAAGCATCAGATGTTTACGCTATGTATGCCGAGGAATGAGCAATCCATACCCATTTCTAAAGTTCTGTTTTATGCCGATGCCTTTACCATAGGTTCCCACGGTCGTTCCAGGTTCCAAAGATAGAGCTCTTCCGCAGATTCACTTGTTGTATTTTTCACAAAAATGTGCTGGAATGGAGACATTTCTGATGGCAATAACGATGAGAAATCAGCCCAATAAGTGGCATCTTCCCAGCTAGGCTGCTC comes from Trichoderma asperellum chromosome 3, complete sequence and encodes:
- a CDS encoding uncharacterized protein (EggNog:ENOG41~TransMembrane:1 (i252-272o)), which encodes MKSTRYATSRQKACQQCSVAKARCDRKERCCSRCAQRGLSCVYVNNTGGPVPFSSSFARSSGGPLLSPERDDVSTQGTPQDPPTPSIHPALADSRSIVEFSPSIPAAAAIRPQLPVTQPSGPVFTAPALPPDILEFSNLDLVCPINAEEISNRWLNAYIPIPGQSVKNYPPTVSAFIYRILKSYTGMAIHGRGFPPFVHVSQLTGLSQPLATCLSIIRICDRPLLGSENVTAEILQREMNNLYDRRETYDDFSLLSAFQAFLMYTMVLFFRLSQGTNPFLRQAMMNLQELACVTSRRGLMCVSEQQRTRPKWESWIIAEAKRRTLYTMYLFDSVLSSEDGLPTFLGTELEGLPAAASRALWFAQTRRDWEAAYNMHLAEWVEGSLCIDELWPIPETLSEALVAKRRYRVDNWLENLDEFGIMLYTVTSCTHGG
- a CDS encoding uncharacterized protein (EggNog:ENOG41~TransMembrane:10 (o37-60i107-126o198-220i255-276o296-319i326-344o350-369i390-407o419-442i482-503o)) translates to MGDEEKNPTVADVSVGDESDTISERQRSSNIPWSMKILSVVLVSLVGFGSHWSSGVTGAMKSTLKKELHINNAQYATLDASENFIKTALILVSGVVTDRIGGARAMLWGNAIYSIGAILIAAATQVRSFKFMIVGSVVQALGDVATQCAQYKVFSSWFAPSNGFASTLGFELGLGKIGSFVGKASANVIAKRTGNFSWVYWCAVFINLFTNAVTAVFYIFTNYCERRYAGTNDPATGERLTEKNKKFEFTKMLRLPWPFWLVALFSLFQTSVASVFSSNATEFAQKRFNISAVTAGWYSAMSQYLGFFLVPILGVFIDILGQRNTIMLVCGSGMLLSMCLAAFGPTVGGTAASFGIYAFAASLGPTVIIDSIRTSMWYQEVFGSGYAIKIAINNSMTIIIGIVAGVIQDHDNDSYNRVIILYVALAAGSVVVGMIMVGMSFVSPTMDRLQWTRKQRIIRGEKINALKEEFEEGKNRKRHNNFSLSCFVAMIVLLLGAWATYFWGVATGNNN
- a CDS encoding uncharacterized protein (EggNog:ENOG41), whose product is MAPIQSNGTCSPLTFGKRYAILNLDFMTILFDIAKTTPEGQQFVSNCTRWVDALHKRDSRPLNIFTTLYFTSPSQAELPNEAPFTKLVNGFATFNEHSPIVKVPSYLNIDDKDIVLQKIRWYGGAGNALEEILQKNNIDTVVISGLSLSGVVMSTIYRLFDLDYNIYVISDNVLELPVQHHEQFSAVLLESLMPKMNLRVITLEEALQALENS
- a CDS encoding uncharacterized protein (EggNog:ENOG41~TransMembrane:12 (i40-61o73-95i107-124o130-154i166-190o196-216i272-294o314-334i384-403o415-437i449-467o473-495i)), with the protein product MSSTLKDNQDPETTPPTPETPPSGTDATEPYSIFDGRQRALIVVIVSTAATFSGFASNIYFPALPTIAHDLNVSVELVNLTVTSYLIFQGIAPSLWGPVSDVKGRRVAYCCTFLVFIGACIGLANTRNYATLIVLRCLQSTGSASTIAIGSGVIGDVTTRANRGSLMGIFQAGLLVPVAVGPVIGGAIAGSLGWRAIFWFLTAYGGGFLLVLVLLLPETLRSIVANGSRTPSSLIGRYPLNMYQKLSKIEWNRETSAAAPDAKKRIDILGPFHILISKHATPIIVFLSIYYAVWQMSITAMSTLFKEHYGLKETQIGLTFIANGVGSMIGTLITGKILDKDYKRVKAAYDAQMVQGDAENGSDTTHSISKTEDDFPIEKARLRLVPVFSIIQCLSILLFGWTIQYPHRVHIAVPIISTFITGWTAVSTQSIIMTYLVDIFPDRSAAASASLNLARCLFAAGGTSIVMPMVNGIGVGLAFTIAVIVQFVALLGPVIQWKFAAGWRKQSRAQKQ
- a CDS encoding uncharacterized protein (EggNog:ENOG41~CAZy:GH95), encoding MSSEHRLYYTTPSTSFPTSLPLGNGRFAASVLSSPDLETFILNEVTFWSGEARNAGEGLTERPEDPKAEVRKTQNCYLSGDYAQGKKRAEKYLESKKINFGTNLGVGKLDICINGHGNPGDIQDFERELRFDEAVTETRYKFNGRQYKRRSFLSHPHQVLVIQFDGDDLGGLEIAVGVQGENEAFTSKINGDTRLEFDAQALETVHSDGTCGVKGFGMVAATVDEGKVEQRGGKLVISAHKSITILAALNTDYNELRNEWRERTLAQIEEALQLPIDHLLKEHLEDYQPLYRRMSITLGPISSATSNIPTDQRRGNFESSGYTDSGMFALYFHYSRYLTIAGTREDSPLPLHLQGLWNDGEACKMGWSCDYHLDINTQMNYFAILNSGLADLLKPLYKYILKIAVKGQQTARTCYGSPEGWVAHVFSNAWGFTDPGWEISYGLNVTGGLWMAAPLIEMYEYTLDDGLMMNDLWPLLLGATKFWLDYMIEDPKTGWLLTGPSVSPENSFFVVNADGTKEEHSADLAPTLDVVLIRDLFAFCEYFAGRLKTITGYPWDEDVKEYQRVQAKLPPFQIGKNGQLQEWLHDYEEAQPYHRHLSHTMALCRSALISARHQPDLAEAVRVSLERRQGRDDLEDIEFTAALFALNYARLGDAEKAVAQIGHLVGELSFDNLLSYSKPGVAGAEKNIFVIDGNFGGAAAIAEMLIRSIMPRLGGPVEIDLLPALPAAWSEGSVSGMRIRGGLEASFAWNKGKLEGVTFKASRASSLVVFYGEHKFETTYEDGDVIQLGPSLQNWGR